A stretch of the Methanomassiliicoccus luminyensis B10 genome encodes the following:
- a CDS encoding PQQ-binding-like beta-propeller repeat protein, translated as MPGFDDSRIYFGAWCSTGSAPGKYCCLNAENGTTMWERSSSNSHGYHWAGAVVIGDYLVYDDEGGNLISVDKLTGATIEDRNVTALLGIPISSIRSSVSHSAESDRVLLTVQDGYVCALGFNADDGTFDNGDKWAAKFSDRSTSTPAVCGGKIYVGSGAYMGAPAGTAAIV; from the coding sequence ATACCTGGATTCGACGATAGCCGCATCTACTTCGGCGCATGGTGCAGCACCGGCAGCGCTCCTGGAAAATACTGTTGCCTGAACGCCGAGAACGGGACGACGATGTGGGAACGTTCGTCATCTAACAGCCACGGCTATCACTGGGCTGGCGCCGTGGTCATCGGCGACTACCTTGTGTACGACGACGAAGGAGGCAACCTGATTTCGGTGGACAAGCTCACCGGGGCGACGATCGAGGACAGGAACGTCACCGCTCTGCTGGGCATACCGATCAGCAGCATTCGCTCCTCCGTTTCACATTCGGCGGAGTCCGACCGCGTGCTCCTCACCGTCCAGGACGGCTATGTCTGCGCCCTCGGCTTCAATGCCGACGACGGCACTTTCGACAATGGGGACAAGTGGGCCGCGAAGTTCAGCGATCGCTCCACATCGACCCCGGCTGTATGCGGCGGCAAGATCTATGTGGGGAGCGGCGCTTACATGGGCGCTCCCGCCGGCACGGCTGCTATTGTCTGA